A window of Macrobrachium rosenbergii isolate ZJJX-2024 chromosome 15, ASM4041242v1, whole genome shotgun sequence contains these coding sequences:
- the LOC136846848 gene encoding uncharacterized protein, producing MVIQGCQLITYGQYSDANTSSPFSCCPNEMPYKRDIIDFMLNRINKSNKETSPQQLLQAEPSRGPANQCGAASHYNAGSRPVTSCPHHQICQPNQHFILSRPGLRILYPRDWNPSSSRWPLFRALACVQLQVTARWECSCPTALAWWVEIRPGASCWSGSSLRSPACAARSHVTSSTRGPSCNSDKDKPPTFRPQSSPRKSCLNYSGLALSNRIGLAWKDPPLSEEIQESSTGCRTCKRTDHSTNWEGCLSKLSMWCPRQNSRRGYDLLGQESLPQPKPSRPRGIAPPDPLSGMPIIATGEPPAPETSLPNLTPGDEPLEDRMVPHLWKTKTGLSGLKSRSLSLRVFSDFRSAFCSRQLWFSNSGSSISGSSNSGFSNSGSSISGSSNYGSSISGSSNSGSSISGSSNSSFSNFGSSNYGSSISGSSNSGSSNFGSLDSGSSNYGSSMSGSSNSGSSNFGSLDSGSSNFGSSNYGSSISGSSNFGSLDSGSSNFGSSNYGSSISGSSNSGSSNSGSSDSGSSNFGSSNSGSSNFGSSNSGSSNSGSLNFGSSNSSFSNSGSSNYGSSIYVSSNCGSSNSCSSNSGSSNSGSTNSGSSYSGSTNSGSSNFGASNSGSSD from the exons CCTCTCctcaacagttactgcaggccgaGCCATCAAGAGGCCCTGCAAATCaatgtggggctgctagccactacaatgctggatctcggcctgtcacatcatgtccccaccaccaaatttgtcaacctaatcagcacttcattctctcgCGACCCGGTCTgcggatcctttacccgagagactggaatcccagttcatctcggtggcccctcttcagagcactagcctgc gtccaactccaggttacggCGCGCTGGGAGTGCAGCtgccccaccgccttggcgtggtgggtggagaTTCGGCCCGGTGCTTCTTgttggtcgggatcttctctgcgaagcCCAGCCTGCGCCgcccgcagccacgttacctcctccacacggggccccagttgtaactctgATAAAGACAAACCCCCCACCTTCCGACCTCAAAGTAGTCCACGGAAGAGCTGCTTAAACtattcaggcctagccctctccaatcgcatAGGGCTGGCCTGGAAAGATCCTCCTCTCAGCGAAGAGATTCAGGAGAGCAGTACCGGCTGCcggacgtgcaagcggacagaccactccacaaattgggagggctgcctaAGCAAGCTTAGCATGTGGTGCCCCAGACAAAactctcggagaggctacgatctcctggggcaggaatctctgccgcagccaaaacCAAGTCGtccacgaggtattgcacctccggaccccttgtcaggcatgccgatcatcgcgactggagagcctccagcacccgaaacttctttgccaaatttgactccaggggatgaacccctggaggatcgaatgGTACCCCATCTTTGGAAGACCAAGACTGGCCTCTCGGGCCTTAAGTctagatcgctctcgctccg CGTCTTTTCTGACTTTCGCTCCGCTTTCTGTTCTCGACAACTCTGGTTCTCAAATTCTGGTTCCTCAATCTCGGGTTCCTCAAATTCTGGTTTCTCAAACTCTGGTTCCTCAATCTCTGGTTCCTCAAATTATGGTTCCTCAATCTCGGGTTCCTCAAATTCTGGTTCCTCAATCTCGGGTTCCTCAAATTCTAGTTTCTCAAACTTTGGTTCCTCAAATTATGGTTCCTCAATCTCGGGTTCCTCAAATTCTGGTTCCTCAAACTTTGGTTCATTAGACTCTGGTTCCTCAAATTATGGTTCCTCAATGTCGGGTTCCTCAAATTCTGGTTCCTCAAACTTTGGTTCATTAGACTCTGGTTCCTCAAACTTTGGTTCCTCAAATTATGGTTCCTCAATCTCGGGTTCCTCAAACTTTGGTTCATTAGACTCTGGTTCCTCAAACTTTGGTTCCTCAAATTATGGTTCCTCAATCTCGGGTTCTTCAAATTCTGGTTCCTCAAACTCTGGTTCTTCAGACTCTGGTTCCTCAAATTTTGGTTCCTCAAATTCTGGTTCCTCTAATTTTGGTTCCTCAAATTCTGGTTCCTCAAACTCTGGTTCCTTAAACTTTGGTTCATCAAATTCTAGTTTCTCAAACTCTGGTTCCTCAAATTATGGTTCTTCGATTTACGTTTCCTCAAACTGTGGTTCCTCAAATTCTTGTTCCTCAAATTCTGGTTCTTCAAATTCTGGTTCGACAAACTCTGGTTCTTCATATTCTGGTTCGACAAACTCTGGTTCCTCAAACTTTGGTGCCTCAAACTCTGGTTCCTCCGATTAA